The following are encoded in a window of Onthophagus taurus isolate NC chromosome 3, IU_Otau_3.0, whole genome shotgun sequence genomic DNA:
- the LOC111422470 gene encoding uncharacterized protein, with translation MNEANLQQSPPQPLSLPGKSTKTSLSELRNTDLVSRLLAATPPYLYNIPLTPNSYFFSEMLRSLVQAKAENSQRQPCGMSGVGQKRARKRSWTQSSRINEFQQHQQLLEESVNNKERPLELTMGKNLPTTSMSQEQQNFFANPQPSCDQNMMLPPVLPPVWYPPMYHPSNPTNPYGIDPLHFFIDLRVSGHIYDRKMNNHQEMLHSYQQNQNQQHDEEQQRNKIERTETDSRQREEENLNPLNYFRVNKHSSAFSVPNQKNPMNLSKFETTETKPTKFDVKSMGFEKNENKIGSHYITKNIRKIYDEVKSKEEENKVESKVEVEETNDEEEKEKKRVNDLRALIGLELVVDYMEHSKPNENKATFEDSSSTDVDDSVGSPSVDVEMCHDEETT, from the coding sequence atGAACGAAGCTAATTTACAGCAATCTCCACCTCAACCCCTCTCACTTCCGGGGAAATCCACAAAAACATCTTTATCGGAATTAAGAAACACCGATTTAGTTTCAAGATTACTCGCAGCCACACCTCCTTATTTATATAACATTCCTTTAACACCAAATAGTTATTTCTTCAGCGAGATGTTGAGATCTTTAGTTCAAGCGAAAGCTGAGAATTCCCAAAGGCAACCTTGCGGAATGTCCGGAGTTGGCCAAAAACGCGCCAGAAAAAGATCTTGGACCCAATCATCAAGAATTAACGAATTTCAACAACaccaacaacttttagaaGAAAGCGTCAACAACAAAGAACGACCATTAGAATTAACAATGGGAAAAAACTTACCAACGACCTCAATGAGTcaagaacaacaaaattttttcgcTAATCCTCAACCATCATGCGACCAAAACATGATGTTACCACCAGTTTTACCCCCAGTTTGGTATCCCCCGATGTACCACCCAAGTAATCCAACAAATCCTTACGGAATAGATCCGTTACATTTCTTCATAGATCTTAGAGTTTCCGGTCACATTTACGACCGAAAAATGAACAACCACCAAGAAATGTTACATTCTTaccaacaaaatcaaaatcaacaaCACGACGAAGAACAACAACGCAATAAAATCGAACGAACCGAAACAGATTCAAGACaaagagaagaagaaaatttaaaccCACTAAATTATTTCCGAGTCAACAAACACTCCTCGGCTTTTTCCGTtccaaatcaaaaaaatccAATGAATTTAAGCAAATTTGAAACAACGGAAACAAAGCCGACTAAGTTTGATGTGAAATCGATgggttttgagaaaaatgaaaataaaattggatCGCATTATATCACGAAGAATATTCGTAAAATTTACGATGAAGTTAAAAGTAAGGAGGAGGAGAATAAAGTTGAAAGTAAAGTTGAAGTGGAAGAGACGAACGACGAGGAGGAGAAGGAGAAAAAAAGGGTGAACGATTTAAGGGCTTTGATTGGATTGGAACTCGTTGTTGATTATATGGAACATTCAAAACCGAATGAAAATAAAGCTACttttgaagattctagttctacggaTGTTGATGATTCCGTTGGGAGCCCTTCCGTTGATGTTGAAATGTGTCACGATGAAGAAACAACTTAA
- the LOC111421609 gene encoding G kinase-anchoring protein 1-like, whose product MSNIAVPSRFACLKIEGDEERPKKNDRKSVKSKKTDKPQSENKKINKPEKVENKIEKQQVVISKKEKKGEIAPQKQWEEWKQKDSEFVNGSYQKDLENAILLSKLDYEEKKTLYEAAAVITEPNKKMEKKKKGTKTISLDKFLVEPEQSKNEVNLKSSDSKIETDLNFFDKVRSDMVLELNKEKLIENRKNRNANIEKVITASQYQERLKLELDKNDELDKEVVLLKVELADVKSRNEELIKILEEGDLKEKADILLELDRLSTIKNDLMEEVTKLHTLLEIERSKVASLTAEIQKNKDKKSKKHS is encoded by the exons ATGAGTAATATAGCGGTACCCTCGCGATTTGCGTGCTTAAAAATTGAAGGTGACGAAGAGCGACCGAAAAAAAATGATCGAAAATcagttaaatcaaaaaaaactgataaaccacaatctgagaacaaaaaaattaataaaccgGAAAAGGTTGagaataaaatcgaaaaacaaCAG gtggtgatatcaaaaaaagagaaaaaaggtGAAATAGCCCCACAAAAACAATGGGAAGAATGGAAACAAAAAGATAGTGAGTTTGTAAATGGAAGTTatcaaaaagatttagaaaatgCTATCTTACTATCAAAGTTAGATTATGAAGAGAAAAAAACGCTTTATGAAGCAGCTGCAGTTATTACTGagccaaataaaaaaatggaaaagaaaaagaagggTACAAAAACAATTAGTTTGGATAAGTTTTTAGTGGAACCAGAACAatctaaaa atgaagttaatttaaaaagttccgattcaaaaattgaaacagatttgaatttttttgataaagttcGTTCTGATATGGTTTTAGAATTGAATAAGgaaaaattgattgaaaatagaaaaaatcgaaatgcTAACATTGAAAAGGTTATTACTGCTTCTCAGTACCAG gagagattaaaattagaacttgATAAAAATGATGAATTGGATAAAGAAGTGGtgttattaaaagttgaattGGCTGATGTTAAAAGTAGAAATGAGGagttaattaagattttagaGGAAGGCGatt tgaaaGAAAAGGCTGATATTTTATTAGAATTGGATAGATTGAGTACAATTAAGAACGATTTAATGGAAGAAGTTACTAAGTTACATACCCTGCTTGAAATTGAGAGAAGTAAAGTTGCTTCTTTAACAGcagagatacaaaaaaataaagataag aaatctaaaaaacattcttaa
- the LOC111421608 gene encoding saccharopine dehydrogenase-like oxidoreductase — protein MSRLDIIIFGATGFTGRRIVPRLHEILKKEYLNLTWGIAGRSKNKLKEVLIEAEQKTGDKLDEIEIIEADINNESSLKSMTSKTKLLINTVGPFRFYGEQVVQACLSTGTHHLDVAGEPQFMEEIQYKYHKIAMEKGIYLISACGMDSIPADMGVIHLQNNFDGTLNSIDSYHYGVEENGPHPGPELNYATWISAVYGVGKAKELTELRKKLFAKRLPKCLPPPQKRSTIHKNEEINRWCIPFPAADRAVLSRTQRYFYEENQQRPIHIRCYWGFEELSSILKSAAVAPLFMAFCKTEPTRKLLVKYPGFFSGGAFTTGGPSEEKMENTLFYVKLDAEGWAEKPEKDVCKDFDKAPDKKMVVRVAGRNPGYGITSTTVSLAAITVLTEQDKMPNKGGCYPPGYAFAKTSLIERLNRNELKFEIVSKL, from the exons ATGTCGAGGcttgatataataatatttgggGCCACTGGATTTACTGGAAGAAGAATCGTGCCGCGTCTTCacgaaatattaaagaaagaatatttaaatttaacgtgGGGGATTGCTGGGCGTtcgaaaaataaacttaaagaaGTTTTAATCGAAGCTGAACAAAAAACTg GTGATAAACTCgatgaaattgaaattattgaagCTGACATTAACAATGAATCCTCTTTAAAATCGATGACATCGAAAACTAAGCTCCTAATAAATACAGTTGGTCCATTTCGATTTTATGGCGAGCAAGTTGTTCAAGCTTGTTTATCAACAGGGACTCATCATTTAGATGTAGCCGGGGAACCACAGTTCATGGAAGAGATCCAATACAAATATCACAAAATCGCTATGGAGAAAGGGATTTATTTGATAAGTGCTTGTGGTATGGATAGTATCCCTGCCGATATGGGCGTGATTcatcttcaaaataattttgatggtACTTTAAATTCGATCGATAGTTACCATTATGGCGTTGAAGAAAACGGACCGCATCCAGGGCCGGAATTAAATTATGCCACGTGGATTTCGGCGGTTTACGGGGTTGGTAAGGCCAAAGAATTGACGGAATTAAGGAAGAAATTGTTTGCTAAACGACTTCCGAAGTGTTTGCCACCACCTCAGAAACG TTCAACAAttcataaaaatgaagaaatcaatCGATGGTGTATTCCATTTCCCGCAGCTGATCGTGCAGTTTTATCGCGAACCCAACGTTACTTTTACGAAGAGAACCAACAAAGACCCATTCATATAAGATGTTATTGGGGATTTGAGGAGTTATCTTCAATTCTGAAATCGGCCGCAGTCGCTCCGTTATTTATGGCGTTTTGTAAAACTGAACCTACAAGAAAATTATTAGTCaag TATCCAGGATTCTTTTCTGGTGGTGCTTTCACAACCGGAGGTCCAAGCgaagaaaaaatggaaaacACCCTTTTTTATGTTAAGTTAGACGCGGAAGGGTGGGCCGAAAAACCAGAAAAGGACGTTTGTAAAGATTTTGATAAGGCTCCGGATAAAAAAATGGTGGTGAGAGTGGCAGGGAGAAATCCGGGTTATGGAATAACGAGTACTACAGTTTCTTTAGCGGCTATAACAGTGTTAACTGAACAAGATAAAATGCCGAATAA agGTGGATGTTATCCTCCTGGATACGCTTTCGCAAAAACATCTCTTATCGAGAGATTAAACAGAAacgaattaaaatttgaaatcgtTTCAAAGTTATAA
- the LOC111421606 gene encoding carbonic anhydrase-like, with product MNLFMSVVILLILFQLGFGQDFGYEGTEGPSHWGERYHQCAGKHQSPINIEEHNVELVTLLPIIYKNFDIPPERTTLTNNGHTVVLNISTTEKPTITGGPLIGHYEFAQLHFHWGSNDEEGSENTINNSSFPMEMHMVFFSSSYGSMSEAVYHPDGVCVLAFLFSKSDEINRLYSPLIEALPHVNDVDTKIEMENLPGFDDLLINNRSTYFTYSGSLTTPPCSEVVTWIEYRSTIPLAHSQLEEFRKLNSPHGKLSHNFRPTQPLHGRAIRMNYDIYHVNEEKNSHDKICFDLVLLILCSFLQFLF from the exons atgaatttatttatgagtgtGGTGATTCTGTtgattttgtttcaattag GATTCGGGCAAGATTTTGGATACGAAGGAACTGAag gtcCAAGTCATTGGGGTGAAAGATACCATCAATGCGCGGGAAAACATCAAAGCCCCATTAACATCGAAGAACATAACGTTGAATTAGTTACATTACTcccaattatttataaaaattttgatatccCACCGGAAAGAACCACTTTAACTAATAATGGACATACag TCGTCTTAAACATTTCAACCACGGAAAAACCAACGATAACAGGCGGACCATTAATAGGTCATTACGAGTTTGCtcaattacattttcattgGGGTTCAAACGACGAGGAAGGATCAGAAAATACGATTAATAATTCAAGCTTTCCAATGGAAATGCATATGGTGTTTTTTAGTTCATCGTATGGATCAATGTCTGAAGCGGTTTATCATCCAGATGGAGTTTGCGTTTtagcatttttattttcg aaaagcGATGAAATAAATCGACTTTATAGCCCGTTAATCGAAGCCTTGCCACATGTAAATGATGTCGATACGAAAATCGAAATGGAAAACTTGCCCGGTTTCGACGACTTATTGATTAACAATAGGTCGACTTATTTTACTTATAGCGGGTCATTAACGACGCCTCCGTGTTCTGAGGTGGTGACGTGGATTGAATACAGAAGTACGATTCCTTTGGCACATTCACAG ctCGAAGAATTTCGTAAGTTAAATTCACCACATGGGAAACTCTCACATAACTTTAGACCCACGCAACCTTTACATGGAAGAGCGATACGTATGAATTATGATATATATCATGTTAACGAGGAAAAAAATTCCCATGACAAAATCTGTTTCGATTtggttttattgattttatgtaGCTTtctacaatttcttttttag
- the LOC111421610 gene encoding insoluble matrix shell protein 4-like: MYSKLAILLLVTVGMAQCGFLNYTPNSSYGQQSSYGNSNNGYPASSSINRQDTTNGHRIFGVARSYHYGTFNPRYGGGYDGNNFRNNNGYSNNNLYGASNNNGGYGYNLNNNQGSSNTPNTGFNGNLNGNNLNRAGNYGYGNGYGYNTYGYGSTSNNGQGQINSSYRSNGNY; encoded by the exons ATGTACTCAAAg ttagcAATTTTGCTTTTGGTAACTGTTGGAATGGCTCAATGcggatttttaaattacacccCAAATTCGAGTTATGGGCAACAATCAAGCTATGGAAACTCCAACAACGGATATCCTGCTAG TTCCTCAATAAATCGTCAAGATACAACAAACGGACACAGAATTTTCGGAGTCGCTCGATCTTACCACTATGGGACGTTTAATCCACGTTATGGAGGTGGATATGatggaaataattttagaaataataatggaTACTCAAACAATAACTTATACg gtgCCAGCAACAATAATGGAGGATATGGATACAATTTAAACAACAATCAAGGATCTTCCAATACCCCTAATACAGGTTTCAATGGAAATTTAAAcggaaataatttaaatagagCTGGAAATTACGGCTATGGAAACGGTTATGGATACAACACTTATGGATATGGATCCACAAGTAACAACGGACAag GTCAAATCAATTCCAGTTATAGAAGCAacggaaattattaa
- the LOC111421607 gene encoding repetitive organellar protein: protein MDISDEDMAKLVLGYLRSEKCKGAAKMFVQSSRHLQDAQNSIRRAKHFITHKHGYCLREILREYAKLYTIIIEYLEDISYMSDITTRDMPSKLIYLLERAQSRESYTPSLSPRSRSSTPVKQLQNTKPFSSQNLSRIDEKSPSEFDVNTTPLHDLPGHFSSNNNTSEEKRHKSTEESDLTDNNDSEGSIAKVLLETVLENREFQEKLVENINSVIQKPSEENVVENNPVNNELDSAIKAIVDKTEHDPVFERLLSDLIGPEKKLETDLDENKQKEKVSEEISQPEVPEVNLELNPTINPTDEVKSTPPKRSMLTLEGTKVDLPPKQNLTVNTNTGEVILYDGTLENYMKEQPMNSQSTTTSVNSTCSSNLVLNAGLLMVQPQTVVQQPQSYFLWNSSQVVNMGVPQYKVNAISDHDILSMPTVIVCDENQQELGINKGVEEIKAKTLKKIAPKPMVDMSKGNKKSKRKSPRKHSHSPKTTKIQDVEKKVEIKIEVLRESQNHQSNLDNCEGDKIESKSSSDKIVKETTPKNKLIDESTSTPRSASHIRILDFDFTPKSISKQINKEQKPRSGSSPKRKSPNTKGNHQPTKISKSLFSSPAKNQRKRCGGDSEKKGAKKSWDADLRALAASTAIREPPKREKSKRKPKKSEKLNKTEENAKAIEDNLRADEIANNDDIKTEKTKESTLYEKKVLADCAEKDEILIQKEIEPGADTEEEGESTFTLINYNRAPRIKRKCNIDGNVKKVGKVTKVKEVKNLDVCNNKMILSPSKLNASKRTFVEKIDGNVKNEQEIEKEKEKIEENLKVPLTPRLYDENELLTLNFAKFTPENIPTVSFSDSLDVSGVMKATRNLLPLLDTPLKIENTLLIPKTPGISTPNNIKETPITKMINEHCENIDLVDIETPKILITPSIGITPYVNRRTDYSTSSSYYQPSDTEQNKSIEQLIEETKRDKKIIVEKENDANKNDLTSIVNKLNSFNKNVIGRKNLSLVTKVDTVSFGDSESETDFIDNEINDEEIKCESKKNVTVIQNEKEGGKSRYSLRSRSKEDAKKVDDKNNKNDSLEKEEINAPEFQLLDPKDKILRELEKKRQETIALIKKPELQSKTTSKSNPKKEIVDNKKLNDEKTVLKSQEIKKPVKAKSNPKPQKTTTRKGNQRKVNKNVTKVINIVGEPEKNDSNLINPLNYVEAHLGNNSNDNKKEYESNQELLVRDLKERGIYLLPKNKKEIILEPPNDNSSTELINVEIKNVLPLKKRDSNKSFEINTETNIQDKNNLLQDDLNLTDSFIDDKEPIIFSDNLKLLDYIIFHDPNESNKKTLQDYDLKCLDKTYNVPVYWEEYKFDDSRPLKVTKTDFFFDLEFNSEQNQIQTKNQTNTKINEKVKIINDVTVQKKFNPLECLYKQLMKNNTTVTPIDSIQSNSSPLENLYNDSEKIVESGKKYRRKSLELNKKSTLVPAKKSNRSESVVDVKSTKKKSLDLMDIAIVGEKFPKTDETNTKRKADEVVASEKNKCPKLCDNLLSGLNVEHFLSQIHKD from the exons ATGGATATTTCCGACGAAGATATGGCAAAGCTTGTGttgg gCTACTTAAGGTCCGAAAAGTGTAAAGGTGCCGCGAAAATGTTTGTACAATCATCCAGACATTTGCAGGATGCTCAAAATAGTATCCGTAGAGCAAAACATTTCATTACCCATAAACATGGATATTGTTTGAGGGAAATTCTCAGGGAATATGCTAAATTATACACTATAA TTATTGAATATTTGGAAGATATTTCTTATATGAGTGATATAACAACAAGAGATATGCCAagtaaacttatttatttattggaaagagCTCAATCTAGAGAATCTTACACACCAAGTTTATCACCAAGAAGTCGAAGTAGTACGCCGGTAAAACAACTTCAAAATACAAAACCATTTTCATCACAAAATCTCTCAAGAATTGATGAAAAATCCCCGTCGGAATTTGATGTAAATACAACTCCCCTTCATGATCTTCCTGGTCATTTTAgctctaataataatacatcAGAAGAAAAGCGACATAAATCGACTGAAGAATCTGATCTTACAGATAATAATGATAGTGAAGGAAGTATTGCAAAAGTTTTACTTGAAACTGTGTTAGAAAATCgggaatttcaagaaaaattagTTGAAAACATCAACTCAGTTATCCAAAAACCTTCAGAGGAAAATGTTGTTGAAAACAACCCGGTTAATAACGAATTAGATTCAGCTATAAAAGCAATTGTTGATAAAACTGAACATGACCCAGTTTTCGAACGATTATTGAGTGATTTAATCGGTCCTGAGAAAAAGTTAGAAACTGATTTAGATGAAAATAAACAGAAAGAAAAAGTAAGTGAAGAAATATCCCAACCGGAGGTACCAGAAGTAAATTTGGAGTTAAATCCAACAATTAATCCAACAGATGAGGTTAAATCAACACCTCCAAAACGATCAATGCTAACTTTAGAaggaacaaaagttgatttgcccccaaaacaaaatttaactgTAAATACAAACACCGGGGAAGTTATTTTATATGATGGTACATTAGAAAATTACATGAAAGAGCAACCAATGAATTCCCAATCAACAACAACATCAGTGAATTCTACATGTTCTTCCAATTTAGTGTTAAATGCTGGATTATTGATGGTTCAACCACAAACGGTTGTACAACAACCACAATCTTATTTTCTTTGGAATAGTTCCCAAGTTGTTAATATGGGTGTTCCTCAATATAAAGTTAATGCCATATCAGATCATGATATCTTATCAATGCCCACAGTTATCGTTTGTGATGAAAATCAACAAGAACTAGGTATAAACAAAGGTGTGGAGGAAATAAAAGcgaaaaccttaaaaaaaatcgcgcCAAAACCAATGGTTGATATGTCCAAAggaaacaaaaaatcaaagaGGAAATCACCAAGAAAACATAGCCATTCaccaaaaacaacaaaaattcaagatgTTGAGAAGAAAGTTGAGATTAAAATTGAAGTTTTAAGAGAGTCACAAAATCATCAATCTAATTTGGATAATTGTGAAGGAGATAAAATTGAATCTAAATCTAGTTCTGATAAAATTGTGAAAGAAACAACACCAAAAAACAAACTAATTGATGAATCAACTTCCACACCAAGAAGTGCATCTCACATTCGCATTTTAGACTTTGATTTTACCCCgaaatcaatttcaaaacaaattaataaagaacagAAACCGCGAAGTGGGTCATCACCGAAGAGGAAATCGCCGAATACGAAAGGAAATCATCAAcctacaaaaatttcaaaatcattgtTTAGTTCACCTGCAAAGAATCAGAGAAAGAGATGTGGGGGTGATAGTGAGAAGAAAGGGGCTAAAAAAAGTTGGGATGCAGATTTAAGGGCTTTAGCag cttcTACGGCAATAAGAGAGCCCccaaaaagagaaaaatccAAACGGAAACCAAAAAAATCggaaaagttaaataaaacgGAAGAAAATGCAAAAGCAATTGAAGATAATTTGAGAGCAGATGAAATTGCAAATAATGACGATATTAAAACTGAGAAAACTAAAGAATCAACATTGTATGAAAAGAAGGTTTTGGCTGATTGTGCTGAAAAAGATGAAATCTTAATTCAAAAGGAAATTGAACCAGGAGCTGATACGGAAGAGGAAGGTGAAAGTACATTCACGTTGATTAATTATAATCGTGCGCCGagaattaaacgaaaatgtaACATAGACGGGAATGTAAAGAAGGTGGGGAAAGTAACGAAAGTTAAAGAAGTTAAGAATTTAGATGTGTGtaacaataaaatgattttatctCCATCGAAATTAAATGCGAGTAAAAGGACTTTTGTCGAAAAAATTGATGGTAATGTGAAAAATGAgcaagaaattgaaaaagagaAGGAAAAAATTGAGGAGAATTTAAAAGTGCCGTTAACTCCGAGGCTTTATGATGAAAATGaacttttaactttaaattttgctAAGTTTACTCCAGAAAATATTCCAACAGTAAGTTTTTCTGATAGTCTTGATGTTAGTGGGGTTATGAAAGCAACTAGAAATTTGCTACCTTTATTAGATACCCCATTGAAGATTGAAAACACTTTATTAATACCAAAAACGCCGGGAATTAGTACCccaaataatattaaagaaactCCAATTACTAAAATGATTAATGAGCATTgtgaaaatattgatttagtCGATATTGAAactccaaaaattttaattacaccTAGTATAGGAATAACGCCCTATGTTAATCGCCGAACGGATTATTCAACTAGTTCGTCTTATTATCAACCCAGTGATACagaacaaaataaatcaattgaaCAATTAATTGAGGAAACAAagagagataaaaaaataatcgttgaaaaagaaaatgatgcTAATAAGAATGATTTAACAtcgattgttaataaattaaatagttttaataaaaatgttattggaagaaaaaatttaagtttagtGACAAAAGTTGATACAGTTTCTTTTGGCGATTCAGAAAGTGAAACTGATTTTATAGATAATGAAATAAACGATGAGGAAATTAAGtgtgaatcaaaaaaaaatgtaactgTGATTCAAAATGAGAAGGAAGGTGGGAAAAGTAGATATTCTTTAAGATCGCGTAGTAAAGAGGATGCAAAAAAAGTcgatgataaaaataataaaaatgattcgTTAGAAAAAGAGGAAATAAACGCTCCTGAATTTCAACTTTTAGAtccaaaagataaaattttaagagaATTAGAGAAAAAACGACAAGAAACGATtgcattgattaaaaaacctGAATTACAAAGTAAAACCACTTCAAAAAGTAatccaaaaaaagaaattgttgataataaaaaattaaatgatgaaaaaactgttttaaaatcACAAGAAATTAAGAAACCAGTTAAAGCGAAAAGTAATCCAAAACCacaaaaaacaacaacaagaaaaggaaatcaaagaaaggttaataaaaatgtgacaaaagtaattaatatagTTGGAGAACCcgaaaaaaatgattcaaacTTAATAAATCCTTTAAATTACGTTGAAGCACATCTAGGTAATAACTCAAacgataataaaaaagaatacgAATCGAATCAAGAACTTTTAGTAAGAGATTTAAAAGAACGTGGAATTTATTTGCTtcccaaaaacaaaaaagaaataattttagaacCTCCCAACGATAATTCATCAActgaattaataaatgtagaaataaaaaatgttttaccattaaaaaaacGTGATAGTAATAAATCTTTCGAAATTAACACCGAAACTAACATACAAGATAAAAACAACTTATtacaagatgatttaaatttaaccgattCATTTATCGATGATAAAGAGCCGATAATTTTTAGtgataacttaaaattattagattatATCATATTTCACGATCCAAatgaatcaaataaaaaaaccttaCAAGATTACGACTTAAAATGTCTTGATAAAACTTATAATGTTCCCGTTTATTGGGAAGAATATAAATTCGACGATTCCCGCCCATTAAAAGTAACGAAAACCgatttctttttcgatttagaatttaattcggaacaaaatcaaattcaaaCCAAAAATCAAaccaatacaaaaataaatgaaaaagttaaaattattaatgatgtaacagttcaaaaaaaatttaacccactcgaatgtttatacaaacaattaatgaaaaataatacgaCGGTAACTCCGATTGATAGCATCCAATCGAATTCGTCACCTCTTGAGAATTTGTATAATGATTCTGAGAAGATTGTTGAATCTGGGAAGAAATATCGAAGGAAATCTCttgagttaaataaaaaatcgacgTTGGTTCCAGCGAAAAAATCAAATAGAAGTGAATCTGTGGTTGATGTTAAAAGTaccaaaaagaaatctttagaTTTGATGGATATAGCAATTGTTGGTGAGAAATTTCCCAAAACTGATGAAACCAATACTAAACGAAAAGCTGATGAAGTTGTTGCATCTGAAAAGAATAAATGCCCGAAATTGTGCGATAATTTATTGTCGGGATTGAAtgttgaacattttttatcacaaattcACAAAGATTAa
- the LOC111421616 gene encoding transmembrane protein 138 — MKLTNNKYKLIFAIQTFLLSSDLCINTFGVLARKYNAVVLVLFIIQDIFIVLALSILLLLIFSTYVFQVGLVGLLYDKFRFTIIICTIYFILTTILYIWVLTLRWKDPFKHNWSIGLYIMYITHRFFSPIYYYFYKRSALTITDPQFYEEKHWQPKTTINTT; from the exons ATGAAACTGACAAATAACAAATACAAATTGATATTCGCAatacaaacttttttgttgtcCAGTGATCTTTGTATAAATACATTTGGGGTTTTAGCGAGGAAATACAACGCTGTTGTACTCGTTTTATTcat aattcaagatatttttattgttttggcTCTATCAatcttattgttattaatattttcaacataCGTATTTCAG GTAGGATTAGTTGGTTTACTTTATGACAAATTCagatttacaataataatatgcACCATTTACTTCATTTTAACCACAATTCTGTATATATGGGTTTTAACACTTCGATGGAAGGATCCCTTTAAACATAATTGGTCTATAGGACTGTACATTATGTATATAACACACCGATTTT tttctccaatttattattacttctATAAAAGATCCGCTTTAACGATTACCGACCCTCAGTTTTATGAAGAAAAACATTGGCAGCCAAAAACAACCATAAACACAACTTGA